GAAAAGGAACGTCCGGAATTAAGAGATAGTGGATTTGCCGATGTAGATGCGGTGCTTACCACTCGTGAATTAGCGAAAATGATTAAAATGGCTGGTATTAATTTCCGGGAATTGCCTTGGGAAAAATATGATGAGCCTTTGGGTATTTCCACAGGTGCTGGTTTGATTTTTGGAGTAACAGGTGGTGTTATGGAGGCAGCTCTAAGAACGGTTTATGAAGTAGTTGCGGGTAAAACCTTGGAAAAAGTAGATTTTGTAGAAGTACGCGGTTTAGAGGGTGTAAAAGAGGCGGTAGTCACTATTCCCTCTTTAGGTGAAGTAAGGGTGGCTGTAGCCCATGGTTTGGGTAATGCTAAAAAAATATTGGAGAAAGTAAAAGCTGGTGAAGTTGAATATCACTTTATTGAAATTATGGCTTGCCCCGGTGGTTGTGTAGGAGGTGGCGGGCAACCTTTGGTTAGCGGCCCAGATCGCTTGGCTTTGGAAGAACATTATTTGGCTTTAAGGGCTAAGGCAGTTTATCAAGAGGAAAAGACAATGACTTGGCGTAAATCCCATGAAAACCCGGCCATTAAAGAATTGTATGCTGAGTTTTTGGTAAAACCATTAAGCGAAAGATCAGAACAGTTATTGCATACAGGTTATACTGTTCGACCTAAATATCGTGCTTTAACTTGGCAGAAATAATTTTCCCCAGAACACATAATTAATTATGTGTTCTTAATTTTGGGGGTAGGGGAGGTTTAGTGATGGAGAATTTATGGTTATTACTTACCGCTAATGCTCCGCTGTTAATGTTAATTACTTTGGGTGTAGTTTTACTTTTGTTAATAGTTTTTATAATTACTTTTGCTGCCTTGCGGAGGACAACTAAAAAGTATAAACTATTAGTAGCTAATGTTTCGGGCGAAAATTTAGAAAAGTGTATTTTGAAAAATAATAAGAAGTTAGAACAAGTTCTGTTTGAAATGAATATTTTCCGTGAGCGATTGGAATATATGGAAAGTTTAACACATAAATGTGTGCAAAAAGTAGGACTATATCGCTTTGATGCTTTTCCCGATACAGGTGGTAAACTAAGTTTTGCTTTGGCTTTATTGGATCATAATGATCAAGGTGTGGTAGTTAGCAGTATTTTTGGTCGTGATGATGCTCGGGTCTATTGCAAAGCTGTACAGCAAGGTAAAGCTAAACAGCAACTTTCCATAGAAGAGGAAAAGGCAATTCGCAGGGCATTGGGTTTTGTAGAGTAAAATTATTTGAAAAGCAGGAATTTGGTTAAAAATGGCGAAGCAAATAATTCCGATCTAAAATTTTAGAGGAGTTAAAAAAATAATGGTTTTTTGGGAAAATCTAAAAAATAAATTATGTGTAAAGTGGTTTACTTTCGGAAAAAGCAGAAGAGACCGTAAAAGAAAAAAATTCAC
The nucleotide sequence above comes from Clostridia bacterium. Encoded proteins:
- a CDS encoding DUF4446 family protein; this encodes MENLWLLLTANAPLLMLITLGVVLLLLIVFIITFAALRRTTKKYKLLVANVSGENLEKCILKNNKKLEQVLFEMNIFRERLEYMESLTHKCVQKVGLYRFDAFPDTGGKLSFALALLDHNDQGVVVSSIFGRDDARVYCKAVQQGKAKQQLSIEEEKAIRRALGFVE